In Paraburkholderia aromaticivorans, a single window of DNA contains:
- a CDS encoding HAD family hydrolase codes for MAIGDTPYDAQAAGKAGMQTMGLLCGGFTEGSLRAGGCVAVYPGTWGIAGLLRRVAARSWDAARIIPRRGALAASLVVRI; via the coding sequence GTGGCGATAGGCGATACGCCGTACGACGCGCAAGCGGCCGGGAAAGCCGGGATGCAAACCATGGGCCTGCTGTGTGGCGGCTTTACGGAGGGCAGTCTTCGAGCTGGCGGCTGCGTGGCCGTGTACCCCGGGACCTGGGGCATTGCTGGCCTGCTTCGACGCGTCGCCGCTCGGAGCTGGGATGCAGCCAGAATAATCCCGCGTCGCGGCGCATTAGCGGCATCTTTAGTCGTCCGAATATAG
- a CDS encoding HAD hydrolase-like protein yields the protein MGKGGDQLLPVFLSSAQREDYGDALEKWRGERFTTKYLPMVRPFSAVPDLLRRVRDGGLKVAVASSAKKEELEIYLDIAGISQLVDESTSSTDAAKSKPAPDIFEVALKKLGSPRPVLWR from the coding sequence ATCGGCAAGGGTGGCGACCAACTTCTGCCGGTTTTTCTTTCCTCCGCGCAGCGCGAGGACTATGGCGACGCGTTGGAAAAATGGCGCGGCGAGCGATTCACAACAAAGTACCTGCCGATGGTTCGCCCGTTTTCGGCGGTGCCGGATTTGCTACGTCGCGTTCGCGACGGCGGCCTCAAGGTAGCGGTGGCGTCGTCGGCGAAAAAGGAAGAACTCGAGATTTACCTGGATATCGCTGGAATTTCGCAACTGGTCGACGAATCCACGTCATCGACCGACGCGGCGAAGTCGAAGCCCGCACCGGACATCTTCGAAGTGGCGCTCAAAAAACTGGGATCGCCGCGACCGGTGCTGTGGCGATAG
- a CDS encoding CsbD family protein, whose translation METTKAEGTLREVAGDVQQAAGDLLGKAGEQVSGTAKELSGKAQRLYADFADLVRESTVERPFAALAIAAGVGFILGALRSAIRARPDHDRSDWRDRE comes from the coding sequence ATGGAAACGACGAAAGCAGAAGGAACGCTACGGGAGGTTGCGGGCGACGTGCAGCAAGCCGCCGGTGATCTGCTGGGCAAGGCCGGTGAACAAGTTAGCGGGACAGCGAAAGAGTTGAGTGGTAAGGCGCAGCGACTCTATGCCGATTTTGCAGACCTCGTGCGCGAGTCCACTGTCGAGCGGCCGTTCGCCGCGCTGGCAATTGCCGCAGGCGTGGGCTTCATCCTTGGCGCGTTACGCTCCGCGATTCGCGCAAGGCCCGATCACGACCGAAGCGACTGGAGAGACCGCGAATAA
- a CDS encoding phage holin family protein: MSMRLKVTKWRNIGKFCVGRVTDYGELLGVELEETRKRLVRELSALVALAVAGLFTLSFLCIAIIATAWRTPYFLPVVWGVAATWLVVSFVSLLFVRSQKPGRSLHLLQGELRSDLDTLKEALE, encoded by the coding sequence ATGTCCATGCGTTTAAAGGTCACGAAGTGGCGCAACATCGGCAAGTTTTGCGTCGGGCGAGTCACCGATTATGGTGAGCTCCTCGGTGTCGAACTTGAAGAGACCAGGAAACGTCTGGTCCGCGAATTGAGCGCACTTGTCGCCCTGGCCGTCGCCGGCCTGTTCACGCTTTCATTCTTGTGCATTGCGATCATCGCGACAGCGTGGCGAACCCCTTACTTCCTTCCCGTGGTCTGGGGCGTTGCCGCGACGTGGCTGGTTGTTTCCTTTGTCTCCCTGCTCTTCGTCCGCTCGCAGAAACCTGGGCGTTCGCTTCATCTCCTGCAGGGGGAACTCCGGAGCGATCTCGACACGTTAAAGGAGGCGCTAGAATGA